CCGGCTCGAGCTTCCTTCGTGAGGAGGTGACCGAGGACGATATCGCTCGCATTGTGGCTCGTTGGACCGGAATTCCAGTCTCGAAAATGATGGAGAGCGAACAAGCCAAACTCTTGCAGCTTGAGGATAGGCTTCACGAACGTGTGATCGGACAGGAACCGGCAGTTCAAGCGGTGGCTGATGCTGTGCGTCGCTCAAGAAGTGGTCTTCAGGATCCGAACAGGCCAATCGGAAGCTTCATTTTCCTTGGCCCCACGGGTGTCGGAAAGACCGAACTCGCGCGCTCACTGGCTCACCAGCTCTTCGATGACGAGACGAATATCGTTCGGGTGGATATGTCTGAGTACATGGAGAAGCACTCGGTGGCCCGATTGATTGGCGCCCCTCCAGGCTACGTGGGATACGACGAGGGTGGGTATCTGACCGAGGCCGTGCGCCGCAGGCCTTATTCGGTGGTGCTCTTTGACGAAATTGAGAAGGCGCACCCTGATGTGTTCAACGTCTTTTTGCAGATTTTGGACGAGGGAAGGCTGACCGATGGCAAGGGACGTACCGTAGATTTCAAAAATACGGTGATCATCATGACCTCGAATATCGGGTCACATTTTATCCAGGAATTTGGTCAAACCGATTGGGAAAAAACCGAAAAACTGGTCATGGAAGAGATGATGCGACAGTTCCGTCCAGAGTTCCTAAATCGTGTGGACGACGTGATACTTTTCCACGCGTTGGCCAGAAAGCACATGGGTTCAATCGTCAAGATTCAGCTCGGGCATTTGGAGAAACTTCTGGCTGGCCGAGATCTGAAGATCCGGCTCAGTGACGAGGCTTTGGAGCATTTGGCTGAACGCGGATACGACCCCGTTTACGGGGCTCGACCACTTAAGCGAGTGATCCAAAAAGAATTGCAAAACGCGCTCGCCAAAGAGCTCCTAGCTGGACAGTACCTGCCGGGCGATACTGTCTTCGTGGTGGTCGAAGGCGGCGAGCTTAGTTTTGTGCGGGAGGCCTTCGACGAGGCGAGTTAATTTGAACGTTATGACAAGAATTGGAAACTTCTTGTTTGCAATCGCATCTGACTCTTGCGAAAGGGAGGCCTTACGCCGTCTCGTTCACAAAACGACGAGTGCCCAAGGAGATTTCTAATGAAGAATGTTGTCGAAGTTCAGCCGAATGATGGAAAACTAGCAATTTTGATCCCAGGTCTTGGGGCCGTGGCCACTACCCTTATTGCGGGTGTGGACGCGATCTTGGCTGGACGAAATGCACCGGTAGGCTCTTATGCCGAAATGGGTCACCTTCCGACTGCGGATGGTGAGCGTGTTCGAGTGAAAGAAGCCGTTCCATTGGCCAGTTTGGAAGATGTGGTGTTTGGTGGTTGGGATATCTACGAAGGTAACGCCTACCAAGCTGCGCGTCGCGCCAAAGTGCTTAGCAATGAAGATCTGAGCGCTTGCCAAGAGGCTCTCGAGCGCGTCAAGCCTATGCCGGCTGTGTTCGACCACGAGTACGTCAAGAATATTGACGGACCGAATGTGAAGTCGGCCAAGTCTAAGTGGGACCTGGCCGAGTCGATCGTTGCCGATATCAAAGGCTTCATGGATGCAAACGGTTGTGACCGCGCCGTGGGCGTTTGGTGTGCTTCTACCGAGCGCTACATCGAGCCCGGCCCAGTTCACCAAACCGTGAGCGCTTTTGAGAATGGTCTCAAAGAGAACCATCCAGACATCAGCCCCGCCATGATTTACGCGTATGCGTTTGTGAAGTCGGGCGTGCCGCTTGCGAACGGAGCACCTAACCTCGCGCTCGATATTCCCGCTATTGTGGAGTTCGCTAAACGCGAAGGTGTTGCGATTGCTGGAAAGGACTTCAAAACGGGTCAAACCCTGATGAAGACCATGATTTCACCAGGTCTTGCTGCTCGTATGATCGGCGTCGAGGGTTGGTACTCCACCAATATCCTCGGCAATACCGATGGCGCAGTGCTTGACGATCCGGGATCATTCAAGACCAAAGAGGTCAGCAAGCTCTCGGTGATCGAGTCGATTCTCGAGCCCGAGCTCTACCCTGAGCTTTACGGCAATATCACTCACCGTGTGCGTATCGACTACTATCCACCACGCGGTGATAATAAGGAAGGCTGGGATAATATCGATATCTTCGGATGGATGAATTATCCTATGCAAATCAAGATCAACTTCCTCTGCCGCGACTCGATTTTGGCGGCACCGGTTGCGCTTGATCTCGCGCTCTTCATGGACCTTGCACAACGTGCAGGCATGAGTGGTGTTCAAGACTGGCTCTCGTTCTACTTCAAGAGTCCACAACGAAAT
This Microvenator marinus DNA region includes the following protein-coding sequences:
- a CDS encoding inositol-3-phosphate synthase, which encodes MKNVVEVQPNDGKLAILIPGLGAVATTLIAGVDAILAGRNAPVGSYAEMGHLPTADGERVRVKEAVPLASLEDVVFGGWDIYEGNAYQAARRAKVLSNEDLSACQEALERVKPMPAVFDHEYVKNIDGPNVKSAKSKWDLAESIVADIKGFMDANGCDRAVGVWCASTERYIEPGPVHQTVSAFENGLKENHPDISPAMIYAYAFVKSGVPLANGAPNLALDIPAIVEFAKREGVAIAGKDFKTGQTLMKTMISPGLAARMIGVEGWYSTNILGNTDGAVLDDPGSFKTKEVSKLSVIESILEPELYPELYGNITHRVRIDYYPPRGDNKEGWDNIDIFGWMNYPMQIKINFLCRDSILAAPVALDLALFMDLAQRAGMSGVQDWLSFYFKSPQRNGDVMPPHDLFKQQEDLFVTLREISSRSSVKAPKIASAS